The Terracoccus luteus genome includes a region encoding these proteins:
- a CDS encoding hemolysin family protein — MTEWLLLLGAVVLTAGTTLFVAAEFSLVALDRPAVQRAIDEGDPRARVVLQSLKQLSTQLSAAQVGITITTLVVGYLAEPSIGRLIEGPLASAGLGEGPAQAVSAVVALVLATVFSMIFGELLPQFLGISAPLATAKVVALPVRVFAVVARPLIVVLNGSANAVLRRLGIEPQEELSGARTPQELASLVERSAEAGTLDVTTARMLTRSLGFGERTADDVMTPRVRCTGIHRDESADDVLRLARRTGHSRFPVLGDDWDDVDGVVHVKKAMAVPHDRRRDVPVSALMVDRLVVPETIRLDPLLRQLREGGFQMAVVVDEYGGTSGIVTLEDVVEEIVGEVADEHDRNRPSGRALIDGSWTVPGLWRPDEVREAFDADVPDGAAYETMGGFVMQVLGRVPVAGDVVAVPGWRITVAGMEGRRVDRLRFVPDPDTAVEPWPATGADAGSTGSAGSAGSSQPGGA, encoded by the coding sequence ATGACCGAGTGGTTGCTGCTGCTGGGCGCGGTGGTGCTCACGGCCGGCACCACGTTGTTCGTCGCCGCCGAGTTCTCCCTCGTCGCGCTCGACCGGCCCGCCGTGCAGCGCGCCATCGACGAGGGCGACCCCCGGGCGCGCGTCGTGCTGCAGTCGCTCAAGCAGCTCTCGACCCAGCTTTCGGCCGCCCAGGTCGGCATCACCATCACCACGCTCGTCGTCGGCTACCTCGCGGAGCCCTCCATCGGCCGCCTGATCGAGGGCCCCCTCGCCTCGGCGGGCCTGGGGGAGGGGCCGGCGCAGGCGGTCTCGGCGGTCGTCGCCCTCGTGCTCGCCACCGTCTTCTCGATGATCTTCGGCGAGCTGCTCCCGCAGTTCCTCGGCATCTCCGCCCCGCTCGCCACGGCCAAGGTCGTCGCGCTGCCCGTGCGCGTCTTCGCCGTCGTGGCGAGGCCCCTCATCGTCGTGCTCAACGGGTCGGCCAACGCCGTCCTGCGCCGTCTCGGCATCGAGCCGCAGGAGGAGCTGTCGGGCGCGCGCACCCCGCAAGAGCTCGCCAGCCTCGTCGAGCGCTCGGCCGAGGCGGGCACGCTCGACGTCACGACCGCGCGCATGCTGACGCGCTCGCTCGGTTTCGGCGAGCGCACCGCCGACGACGTCATGACGCCGCGGGTGCGGTGCACCGGCATCCACCGCGACGAGTCGGCCGACGACGTGCTGCGCCTCGCCCGACGCACCGGGCACTCCCGCTTCCCCGTGCTCGGCGACGACTGGGACGACGTCGACGGCGTCGTGCACGTCAAGAAGGCGATGGCCGTGCCGCACGACCGGCGGCGCGACGTGCCGGTGTCGGCCCTCATGGTCGACCGCCTCGTCGTCCCCGAGACGATCCGCCTCGACCCGCTGCTGCGCCAGCTGCGCGAGGGCGGCTTCCAGATGGCCGTCGTCGTCGACGAGTACGGCGGGACGTCGGGCATCGTCACCCTCGAGGACGTCGTCGAGGAGATCGTCGGCGAGGTGGCCGACGAGCACGACCGCAACCGGCCGAGCGGTCGCGCCCTCATCGACGGCTCGTGGACCGTGCCCGGCCTGTGGCGCCCCGACGAGGTGCGTGAGGCCTTCGACGCCGACGTCCCCGACGGCGCCGCCTACGAGACGATGGGCGGCTTCGTCATGCAGGTGCTGGGCCGGGTGCCCGTCGCCGGCGACGTCGTCGCGGTGCCCGGGTGGCGCATCACCGTCGCGGGCATGGAGGGCCGCCGGGTCGACCGGCTGCGGTTCGTGCCCGACCCCGACACCGCGGTCGAGCCGTGGCCGGCGACGGGTGCGGACGCCGGGTCGACCGGGTCAGCCGGGTCAGCCGGCTCGTCGCAGCCGGGCGGGGCGTGA
- a CDS encoding ABC transporter permease — protein MSSGTVTPVGPTPSAPPGGQRATADGGRATFAASVRAELLKFFTTRLWWGMAIAVVVVGAAFATAFAFLLTSDAVRGGPGGGGPAVPVTDVALAKTVFTGGIQVGYLLTLAIGVLTVGSEYRHKTITGTFLAQPRRTTVMAAKVVALLVLGVFYGILSLLASVAAGTAILVSKGYSPFADPSIWRTLALSLLVLGLWALIGLGVAILVPNQVAALLIAVGVAWIVDPVVGGLISLTETGAKITPYLPSQATSAMLESTGGFGVASTALSWWAAALVLVAYAAVMAGLGVWRTLRSDIT, from the coding sequence ATGAGCAGCGGCACCGTCACCCCCGTCGGCCCGACCCCCTCGGCACCGCCCGGAGGGCAGCGCGCCACCGCCGACGGTGGCCGCGCGACGTTCGCCGCCTCGGTGCGTGCCGAGCTGCTCAAGTTCTTCACGACCCGGCTCTGGTGGGGCATGGCCATCGCCGTCGTCGTCGTCGGCGCCGCCTTCGCCACCGCCTTCGCGTTCCTGCTCACCTCCGACGCCGTGCGCGGGGGGCCCGGCGGCGGGGGGCCGGCGGTGCCGGTCACGGACGTCGCCCTCGCCAAGACCGTCTTCACCGGCGGCATCCAGGTCGGCTACCTGCTCACCCTCGCCATCGGCGTGCTGACGGTGGGCTCCGAGTACCGGCACAAGACGATCACGGGCACCTTCCTCGCCCAGCCGCGGCGCACCACGGTCATGGCGGCGAAGGTCGTCGCGCTGCTCGTGCTCGGCGTCTTCTACGGCATCCTGTCCCTGCTCGCCTCCGTGGCCGCGGGCACCGCAATCCTCGTGAGCAAGGGCTACTCCCCCTTCGCGGACCCGTCGATCTGGCGCACCCTCGCGCTCTCACTGCTCGTGCTCGGCCTCTGGGCGCTCATCGGGCTCGGCGTCGCGATCCTCGTGCCCAACCAGGTCGCGGCCCTGCTCATCGCCGTCGGCGTCGCGTGGATCGTCGACCCCGTGGTCGGCGGGCTCATCTCGCTGACGGAGACCGGCGCGAAGATCACCCCCTACCTGCCGAGCCAGGCGACGAGCGCGATGCTCGAGAGCACCGGCGGCTTCGGTGTCGCCTCCACCGCCCTCTCGTGGTGGGCGGCGGCCCTCGTCCTCGTCGCCTACGCCGCCGTCATGGCGGGCCTCGGCGTGTGGCGGACGCTGCGCAGCGACATCACCTGA
- a CDS encoding ABC transporter ATP-binding protein has product MASATPSRPPRPDSAAAGPRGVIEVRGLTKRFGSFTAVDDLDFDVRPGRVTGFLGPNGSGKTTTLRMLLGLVRPTAGTATIDGRRYAEIENPQAVVGSALEATSFHPGRSGRDHLRVLATVAGVPARRVDELLELVGIPAAARQRAGGYSMGMRQRLGLAAALLGDPAVIILDEPANGLDPEGIRWLRGFLRHLADEGRTLLISSHMLGEVEQTVDDVVIIANGRRVAQGTVAELRGRATAYVRTSDPDALVRALSDRGVQARRRGEGLQVDTGDLVLVGDVAHAADVAVHELRGEQTHLEELFFTLTETAENRNRNLGDAGAADTRHRDPQQEDRR; this is encoded by the coding sequence GTGGCGAGCGCGACCCCCTCCCGGCCCCCACGTCCCGACTCGGCGGCAGCCGGCCCGCGCGGCGTCATCGAGGTGCGGGGGCTGACGAAGCGCTTCGGCTCCTTCACCGCCGTCGACGACCTCGACTTCGACGTGCGCCCCGGGCGGGTGACCGGCTTCCTCGGCCCGAACGGCAGCGGGAAGACGACGACGCTGCGCATGCTGCTCGGCCTCGTCCGGCCCACCGCGGGCACGGCGACGATCGACGGTCGGCGGTACGCCGAGATCGAGAACCCCCAGGCCGTCGTCGGCTCGGCGCTCGAGGCGACGAGCTTCCACCCCGGCCGCAGCGGGCGCGACCACCTGCGGGTGCTCGCCACCGTCGCCGGCGTGCCCGCCCGCCGGGTCGACGAGCTGCTCGAGCTCGTCGGCATACCGGCGGCGGCCCGGCAACGGGCCGGCGGCTACTCGATGGGCATGCGCCAGCGCCTCGGCCTGGCGGCCGCGCTGCTCGGCGACCCGGCCGTCATCATCCTCGACGAGCCGGCGAACGGCCTCGACCCGGAGGGCATCCGGTGGCTGCGCGGCTTCCTGCGCCACCTCGCCGACGAGGGCCGCACCCTGCTCATCTCCAGCCACATGCTCGGCGAGGTCGAGCAGACGGTCGACGACGTCGTCATCATCGCCAACGGCCGCCGGGTGGCCCAGGGCACCGTCGCCGAGCTGCGCGGCCGGGCGACCGCCTATGTGCGCACGTCCGACCCCGACGCCCTCGTGCGCGCCCTCTCCGACCGCGGGGTGCAGGCGCGTCGCCGGGGTGAGGGCCTGCAGGTCGACACCGGCGACCTCGTCCTCGTCGGCGACGTCGCCCACGCGGCCGACGTCGCCGTGCACGAGCTGCGGGGCGAGCAGACGCACCTCGAGGAGCTCTTCTTCACGCTCACCGAGACGGCCGAGAACCGCAACCGCAACCTCGGCGACGCCGGGGCGGCGGACACCCGGCACCGTGACCCGCAGCAGGAGGACCGCCGATGA
- a CDS encoding DUF6104 family protein: MYFTDRGIEELASRRGDDEVTLDWLAEQLRTFVDLNPEFEVPVERLATWLARLDDDDDADDTEDTDE; encoded by the coding sequence GTGTACTTCACCGACCGGGGCATCGAAGAGCTCGCGTCGCGCCGCGGCGACGACGAGGTCACCCTCGACTGGCTCGCCGAGCAGTTGCGCACCTTCGTCGACCTCAACCCCGAGTTCGAGGTCCCCGTCGAGCGGCTGGCCACGTGGCTGGCCCGGCTCGACGACGACGATGACGCCGACGACACCGAGGACACCGACGAGTGA
- a CDS encoding sensor histidine kinase translates to MATLSELLRARTDVAAPDVEWLQLLVGDWQLVADLSFADLVLWVHSVEADWEAVAHVRPTTGQLVFVEDQVGRTAEPGRTHDLLDEAAAEQRILRVRQVQVVQEHAPEQSVREEYIPVVREGRVVAVMTRHTNLWTTRTPSRLELTYLATADALCRMVTGGEFPNSSAPTGLRRGAPRVGDGVIRLDVDGVVTYASPNAVSALHRLGHLGEVVGASLAQIVTDNVRELDPVDEGLALVVTGRQPWRTEVVAGGTTVSMRAIPLTEAGQRFGAIVLMRDVGELRRRERELMTKDATIREIHHRVKNNLQSVAALLRLQARRLPVGEARAALAEAERRVGTIAMVHEQLSAGFDETVDFDAIAQRGLGAVVEVSANGVPVRTVTEGSFGRLRAEDATSLSMVLSELVQNSIEHGLADRGGAVRITVARHPDERGTEVVDVSVEDDGRGIDPDHRPGSGLGTQIVASLVADLGGRITWEDVEPHGTRARFTAKLRPMA, encoded by the coding sequence GTGGCGACCCTGAGCGAGCTGTTGCGGGCCCGGACCGACGTGGCGGCCCCCGACGTCGAGTGGCTGCAGCTGCTCGTCGGCGACTGGCAGCTCGTCGCCGACCTCTCCTTCGCCGACCTCGTCCTCTGGGTCCACTCGGTCGAGGCCGACTGGGAGGCGGTGGCGCACGTGCGTCCGACGACCGGCCAGCTCGTCTTCGTCGAGGACCAGGTCGGGCGCACCGCCGAGCCCGGGCGCACCCACGACCTGCTCGACGAGGCCGCCGCCGAGCAGCGCATCCTGCGCGTGCGGCAGGTGCAGGTCGTCCAGGAGCACGCTCCCGAGCAGTCGGTGCGCGAGGAGTACATCCCGGTCGTGCGCGAGGGCCGGGTCGTGGCCGTCATGACCCGGCACACCAACCTCTGGACCACCCGCACCCCGAGCCGCCTCGAGCTGACCTACCTCGCCACCGCCGACGCCCTCTGCCGCATGGTGACCGGCGGTGAGTTCCCCAACTCGAGCGCGCCGACCGGGCTGCGTCGCGGCGCCCCCCGGGTGGGCGACGGCGTCATCCGGCTCGACGTCGACGGCGTCGTCACCTACGCCAGCCCCAACGCCGTCTCGGCGCTGCACCGCCTCGGGCACCTCGGCGAGGTCGTCGGGGCGAGCCTGGCGCAGATCGTCACCGACAACGTGCGCGAGCTCGACCCCGTCGACGAGGGGCTCGCGCTCGTCGTCACCGGCCGCCAGCCGTGGCGCACCGAGGTCGTCGCCGGCGGCACGACGGTCTCGATGCGGGCCATCCCGCTCACCGAGGCGGGCCAGCGCTTCGGTGCCATCGTGCTCATGCGCGACGTCGGCGAGCTGCGACGGCGCGAGCGCGAGCTCATGACAAAGGACGCGACGATCCGCGAGATCCACCACCGGGTCAAGAACAACCTCCAGTCGGTGGCGGCGCTGCTGCGGCTGCAGGCCCGTCGGCTCCCCGTCGGGGAGGCCCGCGCCGCTCTCGCCGAGGCCGAGCGCCGCGTCGGCACCATCGCCATGGTGCACGAGCAGCTGAGCGCGGGCTTCGACGAGACGGTCGACTTCGACGCCATCGCCCAGCGGGGCCTCGGTGCGGTCGTCGAGGTGTCGGCCAACGGCGTGCCCGTGCGCACCGTCACCGAGGGCAGCTTCGGGCGGCTGCGGGCCGAGGACGCGACGTCCCTGTCGATGGTGCTGAGCGAGCTGGTGCAGAACTCCATCGAGCACGGCCTCGCCGACCGTGGCGGCGCCGTGCGCATCACCGTGGCGCGCCACCCCGACGAGCGGGGCACGGAGGTCGTCGACGTCAGCGTCGAGGACGACGGCCGGGGGATCGACCCCGACCACCGCCCCGGGTCGGGTCTCGGCACGCAGATCGTCGCCTCGCTCGTCGCCGACCTCGGCGGTCGCATCACGTGGGAGGACGTCGAGCCGCACGGCACCCGCGCCCGCTTCACGGCCAAGCTGCGCCCGATGGCCTGA
- a CDS encoding multifunctional oxoglutarate decarboxylase/oxoglutarate dehydrogenase thiamine pyrophosphate-binding subunit/dihydrolipoyllysine-residue succinyltransferase subunit has product MAAFGPNEWLVDELYEQYKTDKQSVDKAWWAYFEDYRPDREPGGNGGSGNGTGTTATTPSGASAGSAPAPTASSNGGSNGAAAGTAPAAPAQGTSKGDDMPAPKATATSEPRTEATTEPRTAPERTAAPAAPAAPTKAAAARTEAPKPRDIPESKPAGPVQEDVVKPLRGAPARVVANMESSLEVPTATSVRAVPAKLLIDNRVVINNHLARSRGGKVSFTHLIGFAMVKALELMPEMNNGYVVKDGKPALVQPAHVGFGLAIDLQKDDGTRTLVVPSIKAAETMDFVHFWTAYEEMVRKARQNKLTVEDFKGTTISLTNPGGIGTVHSVPRLMAGQGAIIGVGALDYPAEWQGASNETLNRNAVSKILTLTSTYDHRIIQGAQSGDFLRIVHQLLLGDNRFYDEVFESLRIPYEPIRWTQDVDSSHDDDINKVARVQELIHAYRVRGHLMADTDPLEYRQRRHHDLDVTTHGLSLWDLDRTFATGGFGGAPFLKLRKILGILRDSYCRTVGIEYMHIQDPDQRRWIQDKVERPYVKASRDEQLRIMRRLNAAEAFETFLQTKFVGQKRFSLEGGESVIALLDRVLCRAAYDGLDEVCIGMPHRGRLNVLANIAGKSYGQIFREFEGKQDPNSVQGSGDVKYHLGTEGEFVAEDGAKTKVYLAANPSHLEAVNPVLEGIVRAKQDRLNLAGKSFTVLPVLMHGDAAFAGQGVVAETLNLSQLRGYRTGGTIHVVVNNQVGFTTSPSSSRSSVYSTDVARMIQAPIFHVNGDDPEACVRVAEMAYEYRQEFNADVVIDMVCYRRRGHNEGDDPSMTQPLMYNLIEAKRSVRKLYTESLIGRGDLDQADAEAALRDYQQQLERVFVETKAAKQAAPETQSGAGDTPDSDAPDNAGLEKPKAQVEDAGAPTRSATETGVDARELVHIGETFTNPPEGFTVHPKLAQLMDKRAQMVHDGGIDWPMAELLAFGTLLKEGTPVRLAGQDSRRGTFVQRHAVLIDKNDGEEWTPLLYLGEGQARFWVYDSLLSEYAAMGFEYGYSVERPDALVLWEAQFGDFGNGAQTIVDEFISSSEQKWGQRSSVVLLLPHGYEGQGPDHSSARIERYLQLCAENNMTVAYPSTAASYFHLLRRQAYHKPRTPLVVFTPKSMLRSKAAASPVEAFTSGGFAPVLADHEGVTQKVDRVLLASGKVVHELDAERAKRGDTSTAILRVERLYPIPDKEIAEAVEQYPGAEIVWVQDEPRNQGAWPLMAQWLNDDLSARGEKRPVRVVSRPASASPATGSSKKHAAEQAELMDAAFGR; this is encoded by the coding sequence ATGGCAGCCTTCGGCCCCAACGAATGGCTCGTCGACGAGCTGTACGAGCAGTACAAGACCGACAAGCAGTCGGTCGACAAGGCCTGGTGGGCCTACTTCGAGGACTACCGGCCCGACCGCGAGCCGGGGGGCAACGGCGGGTCGGGCAACGGGACCGGCACGACGGCCACCACCCCGTCGGGTGCGAGCGCGGGCTCGGCGCCGGCCCCGACGGCATCCTCGAACGGCGGCTCGAACGGCGCGGCGGCGGGAACGGCCCCGGCGGCCCCGGCCCAGGGCACGTCGAAGGGTGACGACATGCCGGCCCCGAAGGCGACCGCGACGAGCGAGCCGCGAACCGAGGCCACGACCGAGCCGCGCACGGCGCCGGAGCGCACGGCGGCACCGGCCGCCCCCGCCGCTCCGACCAAGGCCGCGGCCGCCCGCACCGAGGCGCCCAAGCCCCGTGACATCCCCGAGTCCAAGCCCGCGGGCCCGGTCCAGGAGGACGTCGTCAAGCCGCTGCGCGGGGCGCCGGCACGCGTCGTCGCGAACATGGAGAGCTCGCTCGAGGTGCCCACCGCGACGAGCGTGCGCGCGGTGCCCGCCAAGCTGCTCATCGACAACCGCGTCGTCATCAACAACCACCTCGCCCGCTCGCGCGGCGGCAAGGTGAGCTTCACGCACCTCATCGGCTTCGCGATGGTCAAGGCGCTCGAGCTCATGCCCGAGATGAACAACGGCTACGTCGTCAAGGACGGCAAGCCCGCCCTCGTGCAGCCGGCCCACGTCGGATTCGGCCTCGCGATCGACCTGCAGAAGGACGACGGCACGCGCACGCTCGTCGTGCCCTCGATCAAGGCCGCCGAGACGATGGACTTCGTCCACTTCTGGACCGCCTACGAGGAGATGGTGCGCAAGGCGCGCCAGAACAAGCTGACGGTCGAGGACTTCAAGGGCACGACCATCTCGCTGACCAACCCCGGCGGCATCGGCACCGTGCACTCCGTGCCGCGGCTCATGGCCGGCCAGGGCGCCATCATCGGCGTGGGCGCGCTCGACTACCCCGCCGAGTGGCAGGGCGCGAGCAACGAGACCCTCAACCGCAACGCCGTCAGCAAGATCCTCACGCTGACCTCGACGTACGACCACCGCATCATCCAGGGCGCCCAGAGCGGCGACTTCCTGCGCATCGTGCACCAGCTGCTGCTCGGCGACAACCGCTTCTACGACGAGGTCTTCGAGTCGCTGCGGATCCCCTACGAGCCGATCCGCTGGACCCAGGACGTCGACTCCTCGCACGACGACGACATCAACAAGGTCGCCCGGGTGCAGGAGCTCATCCACGCCTACCGCGTGCGCGGCCACCTCATGGCCGACACCGACCCGCTCGAGTACCGACAGCGTCGCCACCACGACCTCGACGTGACGACGCACGGCCTCAGCCTCTGGGACCTCGACCGCACCTTCGCCACCGGCGGCTTCGGCGGCGCCCCCTTCCTCAAGCTGCGCAAGATCCTCGGCATCCTGCGCGACTCGTACTGCCGCACCGTCGGCATCGAGTACATGCACATCCAGGACCCCGACCAGCGCCGGTGGATCCAGGACAAGGTCGAGCGGCCCTACGTCAAGGCCTCGCGCGACGAGCAGCTGCGCATCATGCGCCGCCTCAACGCCGCCGAGGCGTTCGAGACCTTCCTGCAGACGAAGTTCGTCGGCCAGAAGCGCTTCTCGCTCGAGGGCGGCGAGTCGGTCATCGCCCTGCTCGACCGCGTGCTGTGCCGCGCGGCCTACGACGGCCTCGACGAGGTCTGCATCGGGATGCCGCACCGCGGGCGCCTCAACGTGCTCGCCAACATCGCCGGCAAGAGCTACGGCCAGATCTTCCGCGAGTTCGAGGGCAAGCAGGACCCCAACTCGGTGCAGGGCTCGGGCGACGTCAAGTACCACCTCGGCACCGAGGGCGAGTTCGTCGCCGAGGACGGCGCGAAGACGAAGGTCTACCTCGCCGCGAACCCGTCGCACCTCGAGGCCGTGAACCCGGTGCTCGAGGGCATCGTGCGTGCCAAGCAGGACCGCCTCAACCTCGCCGGCAAGAGCTTCACCGTGCTGCCCGTGCTCATGCACGGTGACGCGGCGTTCGCCGGGCAGGGCGTCGTCGCAGAGACGCTCAACCTGTCGCAGCTGCGCGGCTACCGCACCGGCGGCACCATCCACGTCGTCGTCAACAACCAGGTCGGCTTCACGACCTCGCCGAGCAGCTCGCGCTCGTCGGTGTACTCCACCGACGTGGCCCGGATGATCCAGGCGCCGATCTTCCACGTCAACGGCGACGACCCCGAGGCGTGCGTGCGCGTGGCCGAGATGGCCTACGAGTACCGCCAGGAGTTCAACGCCGACGTCGTCATCGACATGGTCTGCTACCGCCGCCGCGGTCACAACGAGGGCGACGACCCGTCGATGACCCAGCCGCTCATGTACAACCTCATCGAGGCCAAGCGGTCGGTGCGCAAGCTCTACACCGAGTCGCTCATCGGCCGCGGTGACCTCGACCAGGCCGACGCCGAGGCCGCCCTGCGCGACTACCAGCAGCAGCTCGAGCGCGTCTTCGTCGAGACGAAGGCGGCCAAGCAGGCAGCACCGGAGACGCAGTCCGGTGCGGGCGACACCCCCGACTCCGACGCGCCCGACAACGCCGGCCTCGAGAAGCCGAAGGCCCAGGTCGAGGACGCCGGGGCGCCGACGCGCTCCGCGACCGAGACGGGGGTCGACGCCCGCGAGCTCGTGCACATCGGCGAGACGTTCACCAACCCGCCCGAGGGCTTCACCGTCCACCCCAAGCTGGCCCAGCTCATGGACAAGCGGGCGCAGATGGTGCACGACGGTGGCATCGACTGGCCGATGGCCGAGCTGCTCGCCTTCGGCACCCTGCTCAAGGAGGGCACGCCCGTGCGCCTCGCCGGGCAGGACAGCCGTCGCGGCACCTTCGTGCAGCGCCACGCGGTGCTCATCGACAAGAACGACGGGGAGGAGTGGACGCCGCTGCTGTACCTCGGTGAGGGCCAGGCCCGCTTCTGGGTCTACGACTCGCTCCTGTCGGAGTACGCCGCCATGGGCTTCGAGTACGGCTACTCGGTCGAGCGGCCCGACGCGCTCGTGCTGTGGGAGGCGCAGTTCGGCGACTTCGGCAACGGCGCGCAGACCATCGTCGACGAGTTCATCAGCAGCTCGGAGCAGAAGTGGGGCCAGCGCAGCTCGGTCGTGCTGCTGCTCCCCCACGGCTACGAGGGCCAGGGCCCCGACCACAGCTCGGCGCGCATCGAGCGCTACCTGCAGCTGTGCGCCGAGAACAACATGACGGTCGCCTACCCCTCGACGGCGGCGAGCTACTTCCACCTCCTGCGCCGGCAGGCGTACCACAAGCCGCGCACGCCGCTCGTCGTCTTCACCCCGAAGTCGATGCTGCGCAGCAAGGCGGCGGCCAGCCCGGTCGAGGCCTTCACCTCGGGTGGCTTCGCGCCGGTGCTCGCCGACCACGAGGGCGTCACGCAGAAGGTCGACCGCGTGCTGCTCGCCTCCGGCAAGGTGGTGCACGAGCTCGACGCCGAGCGCGCCAAGCGTGGCGACACCTCGACGGCGATCCTGCGTGTCGAGCGCCTCTACCCGATCCCCGACAAGGAGATCGCCGAGGCCGTCGAGCAGTACCCCGGCGCCGAGATCGTCTGGGTGCAGGACGAGCCCCGCAACCAGGGCGCCTGGCCGCTCATGGCGCAGTGGCTGAACGACGACCTCAGTGCCCGGGGCGAGAAGCGCCCGGTCCGGGTCGTCTCGCGACCCGCGTCGGCCTCGCCGGCGACCGGGTCGTCGAAGAAGCACGCCGCCGAGCAGGCCGAGCTCATGGACGCCGCCTTCGGCCGCTGA
- a CDS encoding GDSL-type esterase/lipase family protein: MSDTRAGDDGVTHEFGVGPAYPTAHTQFTNDTTPVTGGRRPHPDTGSPTGAHATSPAGPTFGSDATAPVPTFAPSPESLVTEGVRDVGMAFVGASLVAGYGDPKGLGWVGRVVARTQHPDLDLTAYNLGVRGDTSGDVVARWGAECHPRWKGRAERRLVLSVGAGDITSGMTMARSRLNLANVVDEATNAGIGVFVVGLAPTLDPEQNRRVEALAEAQADVCARRGVTYVDCYRPLVGHDQWMADLAASPDRVHPGQAGYGLIAWLVLHNGWNDWLQLG, encoded by the coding sequence ATGAGCGACACGAGAGCCGGAGACGACGGCGTCACGCACGAGTTCGGCGTCGGCCCGGCCTACCCCACCGCGCACACGCAGTTCACGAACGACACGACCCCCGTGACCGGTGGACGCAGGCCGCACCCGGATACCGGGTCGCCCACGGGTGCCCACGCCACCTCGCCGGCGGGTCCCACCTTCGGCTCCGACGCCACCGCCCCGGTGCCGACGTTCGCGCCGAGCCCCGAGAGCCTCGTCACCGAGGGCGTGCGCGACGTCGGCATGGCCTTCGTCGGCGCCTCGCTCGTCGCCGGCTACGGCGACCCGAAGGGCCTCGGCTGGGTCGGCCGGGTCGTCGCCCGCACCCAGCACCCGGACCTCGACCTCACCGCCTACAACCTCGGCGTGCGCGGCGACACCTCCGGCGACGTCGTCGCCCGCTGGGGCGCCGAGTGCCACCCGCGGTGGAAGGGCCGGGCCGAGCGCCGTCTCGTGCTGTCCGTCGGCGCGGGCGACATCACCTCGGGCATGACGATGGCGCGCTCGCGGCTCAACCTCGCCAACGTCGTCGACGAGGCGACCAACGCCGGTATCGGCGTCTTCGTCGTCGGCCTCGCCCCGACGCTCGACCCCGAGCAGAACCGCCGCGTCGAGGCGCTCGCGGAGGCGCAGGCCGACGTCTGCGCGCGCCGCGGCGTGACCTACGTCGACTGCTACCGACCGCTCGTCGGCCACGACCAGTGGATGGCCGACCTCGCCGCCAGCCCCGACCGGGTGCACCCCGGCCAGGCGGGCTACGGCCTCATCGCGTGGCTCGTGCTCCACAACGGCTGGAATGACTGGCTGCAGCTGGGCTGA
- a CDS encoding WhiB family transcriptional regulator, with protein sequence MDWRDRAACLDVDPELFFPIGNTGPAILQIEEAKAVCRTCPVIDTCLKWALESGQDAGVWGGLSEDERRALKRRNARARRAG encoded by the coding sequence ATGGATTGGCGCGACCGCGCTGCCTGCCTGGACGTCGACCCCGAGCTGTTCTTCCCGATCGGGAACACGGGGCCGGCCATCCTCCAGATCGAAGAAGCAAAGGCCGTGTGCCGCACCTGCCCGGTGATCGACACCTGCCTCAAGTGGGCCCTCGAGAGCGGCCAGGACGCCGGAGTGTGGGGCGGACTGTCCGAGGACGAGCGTCGCGCCCTCAAGCGACGGAACGCGCGAGCACGCCGCGCGGGCTGA